A DNA window from Streptomyces sp. 71268 contains the following coding sequences:
- a CDS encoding PAAR domain-containing protein, with the protein MPAAARTGDATVHGGRITTPPPPVAATVARVLIGGQPAAVVGSVHSCPLLPHAVLGPGNVVTPSPGSVTGGLVLIGGLPAARVGDRTTCGAQIITGALNVQIGGAL; encoded by the coding sequence ATGCCCGCCGCAGCCCGCACCGGCGACGCCACCGTCCACGGCGGCCGGATCACCACCCCGCCGCCCCCGGTCGCCGCCACGGTGGCCCGCGTCCTGATCGGCGGCCAACCGGCCGCGGTCGTGGGCAGCGTGCACTCCTGCCCGCTGCTGCCGCACGCGGTGCTCGGCCCGGGCAACGTGGTCACACCCAGCCCCGGGAGCGTCACCGGCGGCCTGGTGCTCATCGGCGGGCTGCCCGCCGCGCGGGTGGGCGACCGGACCACGTGCGGCGCGCAGATCATCACCGGCGCGCTGAACGTGCAGATCGGAGGGGCGCTGTGA